One window of the Paenibacillus beijingensis genome contains the following:
- a CDS encoding helicase DnaB, which produces MKIGNRLQFTEHHRFYLYRDFSLSALDHKMLTLIYQPMIGAFAASLYQLLYFQVAEGFTGYSPLEPQRKLFLGLGLEMNERGRAFLADQASALEAVGLLQTSRLSVPENDDVVYEYELAAPLTPAEFFRNQHLSMLLRDKVGKFAVISLREAFFVREPDELAGAELQKENISVPFYELFRLNTQVVDYELEQALTEVAPSRPAAAPAGPLPSETAGIPYGEILLRFPRHSGNRAYVERLRGDKDALAQLNYVAYKYSLNAADISRLLDEDGVFGSRGELLIDELQLKAGQLYRQDRKRESERERHLARAAAMSHEGGAAEPLEEYAVEAKDYMEVPPRLAGRCDIHQYNMLMRNEPHTKFLQRFFPGAVPEWIERTYERIDLNYRLPAPVINVLIHYVLGMNESKRVTKTFIEAVVSNMLVQQVDTFEKAVMYVREQVQMEKEKQLRKQSPAGGGAAGARGARSGGARGSARGGLSRKPVIPIVQEKTSSSAAITPEELEEMRRLARKLDGNN; this is translated from the coding sequence ATGAAAATCGGTAATCGGCTGCAGTTCACGGAGCATCATCGTTTCTACTTGTACCGGGACTTCTCGCTGAGTGCCCTTGACCATAAAATGCTTACGCTAATCTATCAGCCTATGATCGGCGCTTTTGCCGCCTCGCTCTACCAGCTTCTCTATTTCCAGGTGGCGGAAGGTTTTACCGGCTATTCGCCGCTGGAGCCGCAGCGGAAGCTGTTTCTCGGGCTGGGGCTGGAGATGAATGAGCGGGGCAGAGCTTTCTTGGCGGATCAGGCATCGGCGCTGGAAGCGGTCGGACTTCTGCAGACGTCTCGTCTCAGCGTTCCGGAAAACGACGACGTCGTCTATGAATATGAGCTGGCCGCTCCGCTGACGCCGGCGGAGTTTTTCCGGAATCAGCACCTGAGCATGCTGCTGCGGGACAAGGTCGGCAAATTTGCGGTCATTTCGCTGCGGGAGGCGTTCTTCGTCCGCGAGCCGGATGAGCTGGCCGGGGCAGAGCTGCAAAAGGAAAATATTTCCGTGCCCTTCTACGAGCTGTTCCGGCTTAATACGCAGGTGGTTGATTATGAGCTTGAGCAGGCGCTGACGGAGGTGGCTCCTTCCCGCCCGGCCGCTGCGCCTGCGGGACCGCTGCCGAGCGAGACGGCGGGCATTCCTTACGGGGAAATTCTGCTCCGTTTCCCGCGCCATTCCGGCAACCGCGCTTATGTGGAACGGCTGCGCGGCGACAAGGATGCGTTGGCACAGCTGAACTACGTCGCGTATAAGTACAGCCTGAACGCTGCCGATATTAGCCGGCTGCTGGACGAGGACGGCGTCTTCGGCTCCCGCGGGGAGCTGCTCATTGACGAGCTGCAGCTGAAGGCCGGGCAGCTGTACCGTCAGGACCGCAAACGGGAATCCGAACGGGAACGCCACCTTGCGCGGGCGGCTGCGATGAGCCACGAAGGCGGCGCCGCCGAGCCGCTTGAGGAATACGCTGTGGAAGCGAAGGATTATATGGAAGTGCCTCCGCGGCTCGCGGGGCGCTGCGATATTCACCAGTACAATATGCTGATGCGCAACGAGCCGCATACGAAGTTTTTGCAGCGGTTTTTTCCCGGGGCCGTACCGGAATGGATAGAGCGCACGTACGAACGGATCGATCTCAATTACCGTCTTCCCGCACCGGTTATTAATGTCCTGATCCATTATGTGCTCGGGATGAACGAATCGAAGCGGGTAACGAAAACATTCATCGAAGCGGTTGTGTCCAACATGCTCGTTCAGCAGGTGGATACTTTCGAGAAGGCGGTGATGTACGTCCGCGAGCAGGTGCAGATGGAAAAGGAGAAGCAGCTCCGCAAGCAATCGCCGGCAGGCGGCGGCGCGGCCGGGGCGCGAGGCGCGAGAAGCGGGGGTGCCAGAGGCTCTGCCCGCGGCGGTCTGTCGCGCAAGCCGGTCATCCCGATCGTGCAGGAGAAGACGTCCTCCTCTGCGGCGATTACGCCGGAGGAGCTGGAAGAGATGCGCCGGCTGGCCCGCAAGCTGGACGGCAACAACTAG
- the dnaI gene encoding primosomal protein DnaI has translation MESLGELLKMWPRGGEMTVRAEQKAAQLLEEPLVIRLRQKYPELDESMIRLNLNVVYQYVKEHRNCADCPGLDRCPNDYEGHYTMLSCSGESGSAQLIDRKAECRKFIARRNEEQIRRRIRSFYVSEKTLQRAYSADEILTKDLERAPAVMKVLRYIERTKEQGLQADGLYLAGRFGTGKTFLMGYLLGELAKSGYSGVIVYMPDFVEDLKSMLGEPGKLKETVDLMKEADLLVFDDIGAENLNPWVRDHVMGSILNYRMERKPTFYTSNHELDDLERHFSFTSKDGEEFHKGQRLMDRIRPFVEVVMVTGENKRGRS, from the coding sequence GTGGAATCGCTTGGCGAATTGCTGAAGATGTGGCCCCGGGGCGGCGAAATGACGGTGCGCGCAGAGCAGAAGGCGGCACAGCTGCTGGAGGAACCGCTCGTTATCCGGCTGAGGCAGAAATATCCGGAGCTGGACGAATCGATGATCCGGCTGAACCTGAACGTGGTCTACCAATATGTGAAGGAGCACCGGAACTGCGCCGATTGCCCGGGGCTGGACCGGTGTCCGAACGATTATGAGGGACACTATACGATGCTTTCCTGCAGCGGGGAGTCCGGAAGCGCGCAGCTGATCGACCGCAAGGCGGAGTGCCGCAAATTTATCGCGCGCCGCAATGAAGAGCAGATCCGCAGACGGATCCGCAGTTTCTATGTAAGCGAGAAGACGCTGCAGCGGGCTTATTCCGCCGACGAGATTTTGACCAAGGACTTGGAGCGGGCGCCGGCGGTGATGAAGGTGCTGCGGTACATCGAACGGACGAAGGAGCAGGGGTTGCAGGCCGACGGGCTCTATTTGGCCGGACGGTTCGGCACCGGCAAAACGTTTTTGATGGGCTATTTGCTCGGAGAACTGGCCAAATCCGGCTATTCCGGCGTCATCGTATATATGCCGGATTTTGTGGAGGATTTGAAATCGATGCTGGGAGAGCCGGGCAAGCTGAAGGAAACGGTGGACTTGATGAAAGAGGCCGACCTGCTCGTCTTCGACGACATCGGGGCGGAAAATTTAAATCCGTGGGTGCGCGACCATGTGATGGGTTCGATTTTGAATTACCGGATGGAGCGCAAGCCGACTTTTTACACGTCCAACCATGAACTGGATGATCTCGAACGCCATTTCAGCTTTACGAGCAAGGATGGGGAAGAATTCCACAAGGGCCAGCGGCTGATGGACCGGATCCGTCCGTTCGTGGAAGTGGTCATGGTAACCGGAGAGAACAAACGCGGCCGCAGTTAG
- a CDS encoding alpha/beta hydrolase, translating to MISLIRPVNYVHLEEIRLVYVNPSQYPVPELQPYATRNGSELYYRYYPSAAETAPVIILLHGISEDSKYLYPYAQKVSSTGLAHVYTPDLRGYGPRAARLGDVDYIGQLEDDLADLIPHIKAELSHVKQIVMAGHSAGGGTAIRFAGSRYADLVDSYLLLAPHLGPGNPTERPANGHRKLHMGRVIILSLLDSLGIKGWHGLTAMELYKRPEELHDGMAAKLSFRLLLSRSPMKYRRSLMKLTKPTLVLVGAEDEVFYADRYEPLLGKYTKAQLHIVPGSNHDGLLDNPIAYAHTANWLQSNLLGQSAFSQIANP from the coding sequence TTGATTTCGCTCATCAGGCCCGTTAATTATGTTCATTTGGAGGAGATCCGTCTGGTTTATGTAAATCCGTCCCAATATCCCGTTCCAGAGCTGCAGCCTTACGCGACCCGCAATGGGAGCGAGCTTTATTATCGGTATTACCCCAGTGCGGCTGAAACGGCACCCGTGATTATTCTTCTTCATGGAATATCCGAAGACAGCAAATATTTATACCCTTACGCGCAAAAAGTTTCATCGACTGGACTCGCCCACGTTTATACGCCTGATCTTCGAGGCTACGGTCCGAGAGCCGCACGCCTTGGCGACGTCGATTATATCGGCCAGTTAGAGGATGATCTCGCGGATCTAATCCCGCACATTAAAGCCGAGCTCTCTCATGTCAAACAAATCGTGATGGCCGGTCACTCAGCCGGGGGCGGCACCGCGATCCGCTTCGCCGGGAGCCGGTATGCCGACCTCGTCGACTCGTATTTGCTGCTTGCGCCGCACCTGGGTCCGGGCAACCCGACGGAGCGCCCGGCAAACGGCCACCGCAAGCTCCATATGGGAAGGGTGATCATCCTCAGCCTGCTCGATTCGCTCGGCATCAAGGGCTGGCACGGACTCACGGCCATGGAGCTGTACAAGCGTCCGGAGGAGCTGCACGATGGAATGGCTGCAAAGCTCAGCTTTCGGCTTCTGCTGTCACGCTCGCCGATGAAGTACAGACGCAGCCTGATGAAGCTGACGAAGCCGACTCTTGTGCTGGTCGGGGCTGAAGACGAAGTCTTTTATGCTGATCGCTATGAGCCGCTGCTTGGGAAGTATACGAAAGCGCAGCTTCACATCGTTCCCGGTTCGAATCATGACGGTCTGCTCGACAATCCGATCGCTTATGCGCATACCGCCAATTGGCTGCAATCAAACTTGCTGGGACAATCCGCATTTTCACAAATCGCCAATCCGTAA
- a CDS encoding bleomycin resistance protein encodes MKMLQAIPALPVRNVALSADFYRDNLGFTIVHQEDGFAVLLRNDVRIHLWAASDESWRARTASSPVVSGAESFIAGTASCQIGVEGVDELYHEIEPMGILHPRAKLSDRPWGVRDFGVLDPDNNLITFFERL; translated from the coding sequence ATGAAAATGCTGCAAGCTATCCCTGCCCTGCCTGTAAGGAACGTTGCGCTCAGCGCTGACTTTTATCGCGATAACCTTGGTTTCACGATCGTCCACCAGGAAGACGGCTTCGCGGTTCTTCTGCGCAACGATGTCCGCATTCATCTTTGGGCTGCAAGCGATGAAAGCTGGCGTGCCCGCACCGCTTCATCGCCGGTCGTTTCAGGCGCCGAATCGTTTATTGCCGGGACGGCCAGCTGCCAGATCGGCGTAGAAGGCGTTGACGAACTTTATCACGAAATTGAGCCCATGGGCATCTTGCATCCCCGTGCGAAACTGAGCGACCGGCCATGGGGGGTCCGCGATTTCGGCGTCCTGGATCCGGACAATAATCTCATTACATTTTTCGAACGTCTGTAG
- a CDS encoding sulfate ABC transporter substrate-binding protein: MKKWNLIRSFAVLLIFSLALTACGSAGSNTNKSAGSGTTEQNSSATTETTADNTSEAKPPVELLNVSYDPTRELYVSFNEAFAAYWKNKTGQDVTIKQSHGGSGKQSLSVIGGLKADVVTLALGYDIDAIADKGLLNADWQTKFDLNSSPYTSTIVFLVRKGNPKGIKDWGDLVKPGVQVITPNPKTSGGARWNYLAAWGYAQKQDNNDEAKTLDFIKKLFKNVPVLDSGARGATTTFTERGIGDVLLAWENEAFLSQKELGDKFEIVYPSVSILAEPPVAVVDKVVDQKGTREVAEAYLEYLYTEEGQTIAAENFYRPTLQSVADKFKDQFKQLDLLTIDKDFGGWAEAQKKHFADGGTFDQIYQPGS, from the coding sequence ATGAAAAAATGGAATTTGATTCGTTCGTTTGCCGTCCTGCTGATCTTCTCGCTCGCTCTTACAGCATGCGGCTCCGCCGGCTCGAATACGAACAAATCCGCGGGAAGCGGTACAACAGAACAAAACAGCTCCGCAACCACTGAAACGACAGCCGACAATACCTCCGAGGCGAAACCGCCGGTCGAACTGCTTAACGTCTCTTACGATCCTACACGGGAATTATATGTTTCCTTTAACGAAGCATTCGCAGCTTATTGGAAAAATAAAACGGGCCAAGATGTGACGATCAAGCAATCGCACGGCGGCTCGGGCAAACAGAGCTTGTCGGTCATCGGCGGCCTGAAGGCAGACGTCGTGACGCTGGCGCTCGGGTACGATATCGATGCGATCGCGGACAAAGGGCTGCTGAACGCCGATTGGCAGACGAAGTTCGATCTGAACAGCTCGCCGTATACGTCAACAATCGTATTCCTCGTCCGCAAGGGCAACCCGAAAGGCATTAAGGACTGGGGCGATTTGGTCAAGCCCGGTGTGCAGGTCATTACCCCGAACCCGAAAACGTCGGGCGGCGCCCGCTGGAACTACTTGGCCGCATGGGGATATGCGCAGAAGCAGGACAACAACGATGAAGCGAAGACGCTTGATTTCATCAAGAAGCTGTTCAAAAACGTACCGGTGCTCGATTCCGGCGCGCGCGGCGCAACGACGACGTTCACCGAACGCGGCATCGGCGATGTGCTGCTCGCCTGGGAGAATGAAGCGTTCCTGTCCCAGAAGGAGCTTGGCGACAAATTCGAAATCGTCTATCCTTCCGTCAGTATTTTAGCCGAGCCTCCGGTTGCCGTCGTCGACAAGGTGGTCGATCAGAAAGGCACTCGCGAAGTAGCCGAAGCGTACCTGGAATATTTATACACCGAAGAAGGGCAGACGATCGCCGCCGAGAACTTCTACCGTCCGACGCTGCAATCCGTCGCCGACAAATTCAAGGATCAATTCAAGCAGCTTGACTTGCTGACGATCGACAAAGACTTTGGCGGCTGGGCCGAAGCGCAGAAGAAGCATTTTGCGGACGGCGGCACATTTGATCAGATTTATCAGCCGGGATCGTAA
- the cysT gene encoding sulfate ABC transporter permease subunit CysT, which yields MKGSRAKSVLPGFGLSMGITVFYLCVMVLIPLSCVFLKTAELSWSEFWQTVTNPRVVASFRISFVTSFIAAFINLFFGLIIAWVLVRYRFPGKKIVDALVDLPFALPTAVAGVALTTIYAPNGWIGKLMEPLGFKIAFTPLGITIALMFIGLPFIIRTVQPVLQDMEQETEEAAVMLGAYRWRTFRKVVLPELVPALLTGFALAFARGVGEYGSVVFISGNMPMKTEIAPLLIMSQLEQFEYGKATAIALVMLVISFLMLLVINMVQWRVNRRVAAS from the coding sequence ATGAAAGGTTCCCGAGCGAAGAGCGTCCTTCCGGGCTTCGGATTGTCGATGGGAATTACGGTGTTTTACCTTTGCGTCATGGTGCTCATTCCGCTGTCTTGCGTCTTTCTCAAGACAGCGGAGCTCAGCTGGAGCGAGTTCTGGCAGACGGTTACGAATCCGCGCGTCGTGGCTTCGTTCCGGATCAGCTTTGTGACCTCTTTTATCGCCGCTTTCATTAATTTATTTTTCGGACTCATTATCGCCTGGGTGCTCGTCCGTTACCGCTTTCCGGGGAAAAAGATCGTCGACGCGCTCGTTGATCTGCCGTTTGCGCTGCCGACCGCTGTGGCGGGCGTGGCGCTCACCACAATCTATGCGCCAAACGGCTGGATCGGCAAGCTGATGGAGCCGCTCGGATTCAAGATCGCTTTTACGCCGCTTGGCATTACAATTGCGCTGATGTTTATCGGACTGCCGTTTATCATCCGGACCGTGCAGCCGGTGCTGCAGGATATGGAGCAGGAAACGGAAGAGGCCGCGGTCATGCTGGGCGCGTACCGCTGGAGGACGTTCCGCAAAGTGGTGCTGCCCGAGCTTGTGCCGGCGCTGCTGACCGGCTTTGCGCTCGCCTTCGCCAGAGGCGTCGGCGAGTACGGCTCGGTCGTCTTCATTTCCGGCAACATGCCGATGAAGACGGAAATTGCGCCGCTGCTCATCATGTCGCAGCTGGAGCAGTTCGAATACGGCAAAGCGACGGCGATCGCGCTTGTCATGCTTGTCATTTCGTTTCTCATGCTGCTCGTGATCAATATGGTGCAGTGGCGGGTCAACCGGCGCGTCGCCGCCAGCTGA
- the cysW gene encoding sulfate ABC transporter permease subunit CysW has translation MAGAVTVRLSEEASHRPKHITESGPVKWLLIGIAFLFLTLIVILPLITVITESFKKGVDVYFAALQDPDALAALKLTLLVAGIAVPLNTIFGVAAAWLIAKFPFRGKNTLLTLIDLPFSVSPVIAGLVFVLLFGAQGYLGPWLDERNIQIVFAVPGIVLATIFVTFPFVARELVPLMQAQGTQDEEAAASLGAGGWQIFWRVTLPNIKWGLLYGVILCNARAMGEFGAVSVVSGHIRGETNTLPLHIEILYNEYAFSASFAVASLLMLLALLTLAVKGFVEWRTAALGRNTTKSEG, from the coding sequence ATGGCCGGAGCCGTCACCGTCCGTTTGTCGGAAGAAGCTTCGCACAGGCCGAAGCATATTACCGAATCGGGCCCCGTAAAGTGGCTGCTGATTGGAATCGCGTTTCTGTTCCTGACTCTTATCGTTATCCTGCCGCTTATTACCGTCATTACGGAATCGTTCAAAAAAGGCGTCGACGTCTATTTCGCCGCCCTGCAGGACCCGGACGCGCTGGCGGCGCTGAAGCTGACGCTGCTCGTCGCCGGCATCGCCGTACCGCTCAATACGATCTTTGGCGTAGCGGCGGCGTGGCTGATCGCGAAATTTCCGTTCCGCGGCAAAAACACGCTGCTGACTCTGATCGATTTGCCGTTTTCGGTATCTCCGGTTATCGCCGGCCTGGTGTTCGTGCTGCTGTTCGGGGCGCAGGGATATTTGGGACCGTGGCTTGACGAGCGCAACATCCAGATTGTCTTTGCCGTCCCCGGCATCGTGCTGGCCACCATTTTCGTTACGTTTCCGTTTGTCGCCCGGGAGCTCGTCCCGCTCATGCAGGCGCAAGGGACGCAGGACGAGGAGGCGGCGGCAAGCTTGGGCGCGGGAGGCTGGCAAATTTTTTGGCGGGTGACGCTGCCTAATATTAAGTGGGGGCTGCTGTACGGCGTCATCTTGTGTAACGCCCGCGCCATGGGCGAGTTCGGCGCCGTGTCGGTCGTGTCGGGGCATATTCGCGGAGAGACGAACACGCTGCCGCTGCATATCGAAATTTTATATAACGAATATGCCTTCTCCGCCTCGTTCGCGGTCGCATCGCTGCTGATGCTGCTGGCGCTGCTGACGCTGGCCGTGAAAGGGTTCGTGGAATGGAGAACCGCCGCGCTGGGGCGGAATACAACAAAATCGGAGGGATAG
- a CDS encoding YezD family protein, which yields MAKPLEIDEAWIDRIADQVNGLEYGSVLITVHDGRIVQIDRTERKRYDAAALTRQENSASAK from the coding sequence ATGGCAAAACCGCTGGAAATTGATGAGGCTTGGATCGACCGGATCGCCGACCAGGTGAATGGTCTGGAGTACGGTTCGGTACTGATCACGGTGCATGACGGACGCATAGTGCAGATTGACCGGACGGAGCGCAAGCGTTACGACGCCGCTGCCCTTACCCGTCAGGAAAACTCCGCTTCAGCGAAATAA
- a CDS encoding DUF898 family protein, which translates to MASVNDAAPQPARLEIQSYFDGKLRQLIGLYIAGWFVTIITFGICYPWSITMIYKWEIEHTVIEGRRLRFEGTAISLFGQWIKWFLLTIVTLGIYSFWLSIKLKEWKTKNTYFM; encoded by the coding sequence ATGGCAAGCGTCAATGATGCTGCGCCACAGCCAGCCAGACTGGAGATTCAATCCTATTTTGACGGGAAGCTCCGACAACTCATCGGTCTATACATTGCCGGTTGGTTTGTTACGATCATCACATTTGGCATTTGTTATCCTTGGAGCATCACGATGATTTACAAATGGGAAATCGAGCACACCGTTATAGAGGGGCGGCGGCTCCGTTTTGAAGGAACGGCGATTAGTCTGTTTGGACAGTGGATCAAATGGTTTTTGCTTACGATTGTAACTTTAGGCATCTATTCTTTTTGGTTGTCGATCAAGCTTAAAGAATGGAAAACGAAAAATACTTACTTCATGTAA
- a CDS encoding YqzM family protein, whose product MDNANVRDPREHVNEEPRDDLGDLMMGAVGMSAFMIIVFAAAVVIKYLIS is encoded by the coding sequence ATGGATAACGCTAATGTCCGCGATCCGCGCGAGCATGTGAACGAGGAGCCGCGCGATGATTTGGGCGATCTCATGATGGGCGCCGTCGGTATGTCCGCTTTTATGATTATCGTGTTTGCCGCTGCCGTCGTGATCAAGTACTTGATCTCCTGA
- the uvrC gene encoding excinuclease ABC subunit UvrC, with protein MDTIRGKLALLPDQPGCYLMKNGEGDIIYVGKAKVLKNRVRSYFNGTHNGKTQRLVSEIRDFEYIVTSSNMEALILECNLIKKYHPRYNVLLKDDKSFPYIKITNETHPRLEVTRRIVKDKGKYFGPYPNAFAAQQTKKLLDRLYPLRKCKSLPDKVCLYYHMGQCVAPCEFEVEPGTYEAMVQEISRFLNGGHDEVKAELQRKMEAAAESLEFERAKEYRDQMTAIDAVMEKQKITLADAMDRDVFGYAVDKGWMCVQILYMRQGKLIGRHASSFPYYGEAYDDFITFVTQYYSDNPALPKEILLPAPQEEQGGAAASVSGSGAYGEASDGAREREHAAAAAAEPRANAESSGDAREHAAASAAPAAEGGAEPAAPNEGDESAGIASPAEEEHAPGSHADDVRSTLQSWLKVKVYMPQRGRKREVVAMAVDNAKVTLDEKFRLIERDEERSVKASGGLARYLGLETIRRIEAFDNSNIQGTNPVSAMVVFTDGKPDRKEYRKYKVRTVQGPDDYETMREVIRRRYERVLKEGLEMPDLIVVDGGKGQISAAIDVLENELGLYLPVCGLVKDAKHKTAQLMTGDPPEAVPLPRDSQEFYLLQRIQDEVHRFAISFHREQRGKSMVASRLDAIPGIGEKRRKLLLKHFGSLKKIREASIEDFRPLSIGDKLAAQILEALNEEE; from the coding sequence ATGGACACGATTCGGGGCAAGCTTGCGCTGCTTCCGGACCAGCCGGGCTGTTACTTGATGAAGAACGGGGAAGGCGACATCATATATGTCGGCAAGGCGAAGGTTCTCAAAAACCGCGTCCGGTCTTATTTTAACGGTACCCATAACGGGAAAACACAGCGGCTTGTTTCGGAAATCCGCGATTTTGAATATATCGTCACCTCCAGCAACATGGAGGCGCTTATTCTGGAATGCAACCTGATCAAAAAATATCATCCGCGGTACAACGTGCTGTTAAAGGATGACAAGTCGTTTCCTTATATTAAAATTACGAATGAAACCCACCCGCGACTGGAAGTGACGCGGCGCATCGTGAAGGATAAAGGCAAATATTTCGGTCCGTACCCGAATGCGTTCGCCGCCCAGCAGACGAAGAAGCTGCTGGATCGGCTGTACCCGCTGCGCAAATGCAAAAGCCTCCCGGACAAAGTGTGCCTGTACTATCATATGGGCCAATGCGTCGCCCCGTGCGAGTTCGAGGTGGAGCCGGGAACGTACGAAGCGATGGTGCAGGAGATCAGCCGTTTCTTGAACGGCGGCCACGATGAGGTGAAGGCGGAGCTGCAACGCAAGATGGAAGCGGCGGCGGAATCGCTGGAATTCGAGCGGGCGAAGGAATACCGGGATCAAATGACGGCGATCGACGCGGTGATGGAAAAGCAAAAAATTACGCTGGCCGACGCGATGGACCGGGATGTGTTCGGCTACGCCGTGGACAAAGGCTGGATGTGCGTGCAAATTTTGTACATGCGCCAAGGCAAGCTGATCGGACGCCATGCGTCTTCCTTTCCTTATTACGGGGAGGCGTACGACGATTTCATCACGTTCGTGACGCAGTATTACAGCGACAACCCGGCGCTGCCGAAGGAAATTTTGCTGCCGGCTCCGCAAGAGGAGCAAGGCGGAGCGGCAGCTTCGGTGTCGGGATCCGGCGCGTATGGCGAGGCGAGTGACGGCGCCCGGGAGCGGGAGCATGCGGCCGCTGCAGCCGCGGAACCCAGAGCGAATGCCGAGTCCAGTGGCGATGCAAGGGAGCATGCGGCCGCTTCGGCCGCTCCCGCGGCGGAAGGCGGGGCGGAACCGGCCGCACCGAATGAGGGCGATGAATCCGCGGGAATAGCTTCCCCAGCCGAGGAAGAACATGCCCCCGGTTCCCATGCCGATGATGTCCGTTCCACGCTGCAGTCGTGGCTGAAAGTAAAGGTATACATGCCGCAGCGTGGACGGAAGCGGGAAGTGGTCGCGATGGCGGTCGACAACGCGAAGGTGACGCTCGACGAGAAGTTCCGGCTGATCGAACGGGACGAGGAGCGGAGCGTGAAAGCGTCGGGCGGTCTGGCCCGTTACTTGGGGCTGGAGACGATCCGCCGCATCGAAGCGTTCGACAACTCCAACATTCAAGGGACGAACCCGGTATCGGCAATGGTCGTCTTCACCGACGGCAAGCCGGACCGCAAGGAATACCGCAAATACAAGGTGCGCACGGTGCAGGGGCCCGACGATTATGAAACGATGCGGGAAGTGATCCGCCGCCGGTACGAGCGGGTGCTCAAGGAAGGGCTGGAGATGCCCGACCTGATCGTCGTGGACGGCGGCAAAGGCCAAATTTCCGCCGCCATCGACGTGCTGGAAAATGAACTGGGCCTCTATTTGCCCGTTTGCGGCCTTGTGAAGGACGCCAAGCACAAGACGGCCCAGCTGATGACGGGAGACCCGCCGGAGGCGGTGCCGCTGCCGCGCGACAGCCAGGAATTTTATTTGCTGCAGCGCATCCAGGACGAGGTGCACCGCTTTGCCATCTCGTTTCACCGCGAGCAGCGCGGCAAATCGATGGTGGCGTCCCGGCTCGACGCCATCCCCGGCATCGGGGAGAAGCGGCGCAAGCTGCTGCTTAAGCATTTCGGCTCGCTCAAAAAAATTCGCGAGGCGTCCATCGAGGACTTCCGTCCGCTGTCGATCGGCGACAAGCTGGCGGCGCAAATTTTGGAGGCGCTGAACGAAGAGGAATAG